The following nucleotide sequence is from Pelodiscus sinensis isolate JC-2024 chromosome 8, ASM4963464v1, whole genome shotgun sequence.
aaaacttaaacaacaacaaatagtctagtagcaccttaaaggctacaaaacatgtagacactttcgtgggcacaacccacttcttcagatgacctgagtgcTGGAAGACCAGATCCAAGAAACAAGTTGTAGTAATAATCCTCTGGCCTTCAAACCTTACTACAAATGTATTTCACTTCTGTTGTTCTTAGAGCCAGAGCAGGGGTTAAAACAGGGATCCCTTTGGGAATGCAGCTCAGTGTATTTATTTGTGTGGATGACCAAGACAAGGAAGGGTTGACAACGATGGAGATGTGTGTAATGGGATGGAAATTCTTCATCTTCTGTGGCTGCTCTTTGTGCAAAGAACTGAAAGTGGCGGTATCCTGTTAGCACACACTCACACCCTGCGTTACTCTGTCTGTTCCATTGACCTCTGTGGGGTTTCCCTGACATATCATGGGGAAGGATTGGCCCATGGACTCTCCAATCTTTGTTGAGTTGTCTAGGATTTGCATGCGGATTGTATTAATGCACTGTGCTGGTTTCTTCACAGGGAGcgggaacaaaagacaggactctgATTCGAATCTTGGTATCACGCAGCGAAGTCGACTTGCTGGACATACGTGCTGAATACAAGAGGATGTATGGCAAATCCCTCTACGCGGACATCACAGTGaggcccttttaaaaaaaaattcctaccATTGATTCTTGTACATACCATAGAGTCTCCCCTCCAGATGCTGAATCAtgggactgcccagctgatcccaggttccatggaaatgccgttctgaagtccaggatcagctggggagtccccagctgaccctgggctccacgcacaccgtgccgcacagctgagccagggatcagctatgcagcgctgccgctttcaaataccccttctttccctccccctccacatttACTGCctctagaggcagcaaggcgcggggggaatcgactagtcgactaactatccgataagtatttgcttatcagatagtcgactggtctttaacatccctagtttttactAGATAAATCCTAAAGATCTTACTCCTATGGACTTGTACTGTGGTTGAGGTCAATTCTTTATGAGCTTGGGCGGCTTTGGAATTCAAATGTGAAGTCTAGAATAATGAAGGTGCCTCTATTAAAAACTCCCCTCAGTCCATTTTTAGCCATTGCTACAGTCCTTGTTGCTGCCATGGTTCTCAATCTTCAGATCCGTACAtcaccaaaaataaaaaacaaaaaagaagtgtAACAATTGGATGGCTTCCTTTCCTAACTCTTTTTCCCCTTTGTATTTGTTGCTAGAGTGATACTTCAGGAGACTACCGGAAAATCCTGCTCAAGTTGTGTGGTGGAAACGACTAAGTGGAgctttcagctttttaaaaagcagctgcttttctgttaTCGCTTTAATGTATCAATATTggatttggttggttggttggtttgtttcctcccccccccccaaaaaaagccatGAATTGTTTACCTAAAGTTACAGTGTATGTAAAACTAGCTCTACATATCATCCCCTTTTTTCAtccaaaaatatataataaacaCAAAAAAATCTAGCTATTGTAAAAACTGCTCAAGATTTTTTTAATCACTCTCTAGTTCATGAATAACAGATTATTTTCCTTAGCTTACAATAATTTTATCTCCTGGTACAAAAAATAAGTCTTGTTACTGTCCACAAGGATGACTGGGGGTTTCTTGGATTTTGTTTTGGAGGTTCCTATTGTATGGACATTGTATGAGTCtctctttttgtgtgtgaattTTCTTGTATTTGTTGTACACAACAATGATTTTGTGTGCATGAATGGAACAGGTCTTAGTTTGTTTTGCATCTAATTAAATTGTATAAGAAGTTTTATTAAATATTCTTTTCCTAAGGAAGAACTGCTCTGCTCTTCAGGCTTCACTGCAAATATCACAAGAATGGAGCATCTATATAAACTCAGCCTCTCCAGTTAATGTTGTGGATTGTGCCTTAAAATCAATATGTTTGTCTAAAAGAGGATTGTAAAATTAAAGCCATATATCTTTTAAATCACCCTGAATGCCTTTCTGTTGTTACTATCatgctgtgcttttttttttttcttttttgtgactCAGTTAAACCACTGTTCTTGGGAAATACTCTGCTGGAACTGATTAAGTATTATTCACAAACAAAACTGCCTTAGCCAATCAGTGTCTTGCTCATTGTGCATAGCTATTTCTGTTTTACTTTGCTTATGCAACATCCCACGTGCTGATTAGATGTGGGTGTTTGAGTATGGTTAATCACTGCTTATGTGCCAAATATGCAAATCTCTCTACTCTGCCCTTTATCTCTTCATTTTATCATTCCCAAAGAAGGAAAATACCAAAATTTATAAGAGAATAGGAGGTGATCTGGAGCTGTCAGagggaaagattttaaaaaaatgcaaagccCTGTTAACTGATTTtatcctttcccctcctctctaccAAAACTCTGCCAGGCGTTTGTTTCTAGGAGAGATCACACTGTTTACACTGGGAGAAGCCCAGGCCTTCCAAATGCAGATTTGAAACGTCATAAGCAAATGCCTGTTGGCGGTATTCTGCAGAGAGATGCCTGGCTGAGCCCTAATGACGGGACAGGAGGCAAGTGGCTTCAAACTTTTAAAATCTGCTTTGCCCACTGTGGTTTTACAGCTCAATTTGTCTTAACCTTTATCTACTAAATCCTTCCTCACAATCAACTAGGGAGTAAATTTACCTTCACCTCAGAAGCTCTTTGGCTTTCAGCCTTTTGATTTTTATTTGCTGCAAATGCCTTCGTTGTGGGCCTCCACATCAGTTGAGCTCCACCTTTCCACAGCAAGCAGCGTGGCACTGTTAGAATAAGGTGACTTCACTTCCAGTTTAGGATGTGCCATTCACATTTCAGGCTAAGGTAGGTGCATGCTGGTAGCTCATGCCAAAACGCCCCTAGCTCTGTCCTGTCAGCCTAGCAGTGCCTTAAGAAAATTCTGAAAGGAAACCATAATTGAAAACCTGTCTTCACCCAGGACAAATGGTAACAAGAGCTGAATTTCTAGATAGAAAGGAGTAACACCTCCCTCCTGGACTCTAAGACTGTGGTAGTTGAGTTAGTCAGGTGAGAGCTGGCCCAGGTTATAAGGAAAAAGGATCAGGGTGAGATTTTTCAAGAATCTTTGACACTCACTCTCCAAATGCGTGTTTTGTTAAGCATGAGTCTGGGGCTGCTTGTGAGAAAAGATAAAACTTTAAAACAATATGTGAAAAGcaattatttttattcaaaagCACAAAGGAATTGACTTCTTACTCCCTCTTTGATCTCTAGAAATCCTACCAGGCTTATTAAAGCAACCAAGGGCAACTATGTAACACAACCATACTGTAGAACATCATTAAATTCTGTTCTCATCCACTgttctgctgctcagctggcatcTGTGGAGAAAAGATTTGGTATTATTTTTTGGTAATATGAAGATCAAACAGACACTTCCCATGTGTGAGCTTTTTGACACTTAGCAGAACCTGTCTCTTGTTTGTTCTTTGAAGTATGAAAGAAACTCTACTGATTCATTGGGTCACAGAGGGAGGTCCCCGCAATCCTTGGGCCATTCAACAATTTCTTCCCACAATAGTATATATTGAGCCTTTCCTAAATCTACAGTCCTTCTAACTTTTTCAGAATTGTCGCTAATGTAGGGAAGAGAATTAATGACTGACCAATAAGCGTTGTTAATGGAAAGGCAACATGATTTAACGAATTGCCACTGGCCAGAGAGGCAGGAGCCCTTGGTTCTAAACCCAGCTCTGGGTGCTGACCTGAGGACAGGTTTCTCAGGGTGCTGCACCTGCAACATGAGCTCCACACAAACCAAGATCCATCATAAACTTTGGGTTCTGTGTGCTCGTGCATTGCACACCTCTGCAACCTGCCTTTTCAAAACACCCAGCTATGtgtatgttttaaaaaatccaccCAAGCAAAACCCGATATTCCCTGCACGTGCCCTACCCCCAGCTTTGGGGGGAAAACACAAACCACACGGGGTTTGAGTCACGTTACCTAATGCGTGATTGGAGCGTGCTTGGCTGCCTAGGTGATGagtgcagtagaagattttgtaTAGAACAGATAGACATTGCggaagtcacttcacctctctgggcCTATGTGTTTGCAGATGCTCTTCATGCATTTTTGTGTCCAACCTCTGCAGTTCAAAAGTATAATCATTCTAGTAATTTTAAAAGGACCATGTTTGGCCACACGTGGGGacgaggaggggagggagagaaatcagATACTGGTGTAGAGTAACAAACGCTATAGCTGACCTTACTACATAATATCCCTAGCAGGTACAGACCatcaaaaatgtccatgaagggGGTTCCAGGAGCAATGGGAGCATTCCATGCCATCTCAGTGATTTCCTTCAGTAATGACTTCACTTCTGACTCTAGATAGTCAACTGTTTTTTCTACCTGCTAATAAAAACAGAGGCAGGAAACTCAGCATCGGGTGGAGGAGAAAGAGGCCCACACCTGCAAATGGGGGTTCAGGACATTAGCTAGACCTAAGTTCAAGCCCTGTACTTATCTATTGTGTCATACTGACCTCTGGTGGCCATAAGAGATTAAATCTTTATGCTTGGTTGATTGATTGATTTACTTTAAACATAGCCGTTCACTAAAGAGGGCTGTTTGTAATGTTGGTTTTTGGAGGGAGGGTTCACAAGGATGTGTGTGTTTGTTAGAGCACCCAGGAAAACAAAACCAATGGGCAAGCTAGATCCAGAGGGGCTGGGTGGAGGGACTGCAGAAAGGTGAGGCATGTTAGGTACCAGCCCTGCTTGCTCATTGAAAACACTTGGTGCTGAGCATATATCTTGTATTGCAAGAGCTTTCTACATCACGGCAAGACAGTAATGGGCACATTTTATACACAGTTTGTAAAGGGTGACTAAGTGAAGCCTCAGTAAATAGTTAATCAAGGGTTGAATGCAGCAAGTCAATATGATCCTTCAGCAATGGGTAATAACAGGGTGACCTGCCCCTTAcaggcctggggccagaccctgccaTGCCACACCTGTGCTGGCTGTagggttttgttggtttttttaaagagggAGGATGCCAGTAGAGCTGGACCTATCAGAATGAGCTAGAGGGGTGTGGCTAGTTCCTGTAGTAAGCCTTGGAACTAAGCCAGGCTCCAAGCCTGGGGCTACTGTTCCTGAAGAGGACTAGAGAGAAGAGGAAGGGGTGAGTGACCTCTCCCCTTCAGGGAGTGATGCGGTGTAGCCCTGCAGGCAGGAAGGCGCTCTGTGAGGGAAAATCCTGTcagtgctctggggaggagggttagAGGCCTGGTTTTCTCTAGCATGCAGCCCAGAGGAGTTGGAAGCCCACTGTGGTTCTGGTTGTGCTTGGGGAGAATCAGTGCTCTGGGGAAGAGAGAGCTGACCTGGGCACAGagctgaggaggggcaggaggattcTGTCTGTGTTAACCTAACGTAGGAACATTGGCAAAGCCTGTGTGTGTTGTGGGCTCTCAAGTGGGTTGAATTCTGAGGGCCCAGGAGAGATGCAAACCCCCTGATGTGGGGGTGTTGCAGGGCCACCTCATGCCAAAAGGGGGTTCCCTGGAGGTGGTGCCTTTGTTACCATAACTAATCTGCAACTTTCTTCTGAGGTGTGCACATGAGACACACCACTCCAGTGTGGAATGTGCTTCCAGGGCGTAATGAAGAATTAAGGACTATAAATGTACTCTTGATGTAACGTAGGATGAATAAACCATTTAAACAGCTGCAAGGAAAGAGgcctccctttccttccttttctgATCCAGTCTGATCTTCAGACTCTCACCGGTGTTTATGGAAGCTCTGGTCCAGCTACTTAGAGCTATACTAGGGATGGAATCCTGGCtcctctgaaatcaatggcaaaattacTGTAGATTGTAGTGGGGCCAAGTTTTCATCTCTTGCCATCAGCATTTAGTTCTGCAGCaaattgtgcaggtttccttgcCCCACCTGGAAGGTCTAGCTAAACTGAGCCAGGGATGAAAAACACCTGAGAATGtggccttttgcccacccttttGGTCAGCCTGGGGAGACCAAGCTGTGGTTTGGACAAGCTGCTCCCTTTCTTACCTCTTCAATCACATCTAAGCGCTTATGGATTATGTTGTGTTCATTGCACCAGACGCTCCTCTCTGAACTTCCAGGCGGCACGCTGACCGGGTCGGCAGCAGCTGTGGAAACAATCAGTGACGTGACGGGGGCTTTGCCGTTGCTCACAGGAGCTCGCCTTTCCTCGGGCAGTCCCGCTGGGAGCTGTAGTGACCCACGGGCCCTTTGGACATGCCAGAGAATGCAGTGAAACAAACATGGGACTAAGCACCTAAGTCATGTCCAAGAGCGGGGGGGGGTTTAAACTACGGGAGGCGACCTAGTACCGGGCATGGAATGTCAGGCCCCGGGTCTCCTtttggctcgggggggggggtgtcaggtgagcagtggaggggctaaggcagcttcttgcctgacctgcaccacagactgtgctgtgctccagaagcagccagcgaTGGGCCTGGCTCctagctggggaagaggagacagaGCACATGGGCTCggcgcactgcccctgccctgagcactaactCTGCACTCTCACTGgctagaacctgctgctggctgcttctgggcgcagcatggtctgggagccaggagaggcaggaagctgccttaacacccctgctgcaccactgaccaggagctgcctcagccctggagcccccttctgtaccccaaagctctcatccttagCCCCCACCCTGGGGCCCAGACTAGTCAAATCATGTTGGGTCGCAggcatcaacgattttcttcaactgaatcatgagaaaaaaaaattgcaaaccactgccctagggtTATAAGCAGCTGCTGGGCTTTCCCTAGCATGCTTGTATCTACACTAACGAATGCTCTGATTGCCAAGGAGGCATAGCTAGACATAGTCTGGTACAGAGTCACCTATTTCTGTAAAGGCAGGTGGCACAGTCTGGTCTGGAAAGGTCTGCATGTTTGCATCTACTGCTCAAAGGGATGCACCTCTCTGTTTGCTGATGCCAATGCTACCTTGCCGTTGAGCAAGTGTCTGTCAGGCTAATTTCACAGCAGGGAGGAGAAATAATGAAGACCTGTACAAATGATGTTCTGTTGACAAATGGCGTGTCTGTGGGGCTGTTTACAATGTGATTAATCTTCATTTATTTGCTTACTAGTGGTGGTGATTGTTTGCACTGCTCTTCCTCCTAATTTACTTGGGGGATTTATTGATGGCACTAATGAGCTCCTTTCACTTCCTATTAGTGCACTTTTTATTTGTGCTGTTGGTAGCCTCTGAGAGGCTGGGTGTGGGCTAGGAGTCTGTCAGCACTCATTCAGTCATGTAGCCATCTCCTCATGCATTCCCTTCCATAATTCTTTCATGTTTATGCATTGCTGCTTTAACAGGGTTTGTAGGTATTGGTGCAAAGTACTAACGAACGGTGCCTCCCagtacacaagggctgtgtctagactggcaagttttttctgcaaaatcagctgcttttgcggaaaaatttgccagctgtctacactggccacttgaatttccacaagaacactgatttcctactgtaagaaatcagtgcttcttgcggaaatactatgctgctcccgttcgggcaaaagccctcttgcacaaatcatttgcgcaagagggccagtgtagacagcacagtactgttttgcgcaataaagccccgatggctaaaatggcgatcggggcttttttgcgcaaaagcgcgtctagattggcacggatgcttttccgtaaaaagtgattttgcggaaaagcgtccatgccaatctagatgctctcttccgcaaatgcttttaacggaaaacttttccattaaaagcatttgcggaaaatcatgccagtctagatgtagccaagcatTTCAGCTAGGAATGCTGAGTGCAGGTGGAAGGACCCTTCTGTGTAGAAGGGTGCGAGCTGGAAGGTGGGGGTTCAATTTCTAATTCTGCCACTGATCTGCTGTGAGATCTTCAGCAAATGAATTCGCCCCACACGTCTggtctgtttagattgtaaggTCATTGGCACCTGGGATTGTCCAGGACCTAGGGCAGTGTGGATCTCCTTTCCGATGTTGGGGTTAGCATGTGGGCGTTGGTAGTCTGtgggaggtcagactagaagatCTGGTGGTTCTGTCTGGCTTTAAACTCCATGATTATAAACCAATAATAATGAACAAATTTTAAGACACTTCTATACAGAAGGTGGTTGATAAACacaaaagaaagagagagcagaGAGGAATCTTGTAACAGTGACACATTCTATTATATACAAGGGCCTGGTCTAACACACATGGAAGTCATTGGGCGTTTTTCTGTCAATACGTATGGGAGTTGGCTCAGCCCTTACATCTGGTGGCTACTCCTGGCACCAGCCCTCAGGCCTGAGGGAACCAGAGAGAGTAGCCAGAAGGCAGAAGAAAAATATCATTGCTCAAATGAtactggggagggcagggagaagcTAGCTCCCAGAAATAAGACCACCATCAGACCCTTGGCCTGTGGGCAAATGCAAGTCTTGAAGGCCTGCTGACTGAGGAGGTCCTTCTTTTGGGCTCTTTGTTCCCCTCATGGGGGGACGGAGTCATGGGGTATATCTGAGGCAGTCAATTATTTTGTCCAGGTCCAGATTTCTTGGCCGATATTTAGTCTCCTgagaaaataagtaaataaaaagctATTGGGGTCCATTCAAAAGCATTTGGTGGTCCAGATTTGGTCTCTGGTCTGCCTATTGACTATCCCTAGATTATATGGTACGTTTCCTATAAACCTGAAAATATGTAAACCTGCACTGGATTCACTTAAATGCCGGCTCTGAAGGGGCAGAGAGGGCCCTTCTTCTGTGTTAAattaataaagttgcagcctgcCACTTAAATCCACCCATGCATCTGTTTTCATTTCCCTGTGCATCCTGATCAATGCACATCATTGTTTTAAGTTCTCCCCTACTACACCTGCAGCCTCCATTCCCTGCAACATCTAAAATCTCTGAGTATCCCTTGCCTCTCCCCCACACTATCATGTACTTCTCTTGGGAATAGGCTTTCCTGGAAACCATGTGTGTACAATCATCAGAAGAAAAGTTTGGCAATGTTCCCTATCGGAAAGTTATTCAGAGCAAGAGATTGTATTAACTATATGCCAGCTAAGCTGATAGGGCCACCCCATATAGCGTGCAATGCGTAAGGAGAAGATGGGCAAAGAGGAAAAACTCATCTGAGGTCACTGGAATTAGAACCATTTGGCTCCTGATGCTTAATCTAATGCCCTATCCATTGTCCCGCTTTGCCTCTTGTCTTCCTCAGATGTAATTTTTGCTTACTGCCTTTTCCATTTGTCCCTCTTTTGCTCTATTACAAGTTGCAGGGAAGGGAAACGGGTACAACATATATATTAGCAGTTGGATATCCCACTGAATTTAAGTACAGTTATAAAGTGGCTAAGAGCTGCAATAGAACAGGTTACCCTAAAAGTGGTCACTTGAACAGAATCCTAAAAACATctggctggaagggaccttctgCAATCATCCAATCTAGCCCCCAGTGCTGGGGTAGGACCAAATaaatctaggccatccctgacaggtatctgtttgatctgttttttaaaaattctccagtgatggggatttcCATAACCTCTCTAGAAAGCCTGTTGCAGTACTTAACTACCTCCACAATgaggatgttttttttttttttctaatatcaaacttaaatttcccttgctgcagcttaagccttTACTACTTTTTCTGTCTTTGCTGGAGCACAGTTGATCGCTGTTCTCTTTGCACATATGCCCTTGACAtgtttgaagactgctatcaactCCTAGTTGTCTTGTCTCAAGCCTAAACATTCCCGTTTTTTAACTCTTTCCTTGTAGGTCAGGTTTTTGTaaatcttttgtcatttttgttcttctctagaCTATCCTCAATTTGTCCCCAACTGAGAAGTTACCAGTGTGGAGTACAGTGGAACAATTACTTCCCATGTCTTACGTATGGGCTGCGTCTagtctggcaagattttgtgcaaatacttttaacggaaaagtttttccgttaaagtatttgcgcaagagagcgtctacactggcatggatgcttttgcacaaaagacatcttttgcgcaaaagcatccgtgccagtgtagacgctctcttgcgcaagaaagctccgatggccattttagccatcgggctttcttgcgcaagaaattaacttggctgtctacactggccctcttgctcaagaatacttgcgcaagagggcttatccctgagtgggagcgttggagtatttgcgcaagaaccactgattttgtacagtacaaagtcagtgttcttgcgcaaatacttgcggccagtgtagacaaaagaacaaaaatcttgccagtctagacgcagccatgatgCCCCTGTTAATACACTGCAGAATGATAATAGGTTTTTAATtcacagctgcatcacattgACTCCTATTCAACTTTTGATCCtctgtaaccctcaggtcctcTTTAGCAGTACGACTGACTAATCAGTTATTCTTCATTTTGTAGCTGTGAAGttgattttttccttcctaagtgaagtccTTTGCacttgaatttcatcttgttgatatCAGACCAATTTTCCAATCTGCGAAgaacattttgaattctaatcctgtcctctaaAGTGCTTGCAACTCCTCTCAGATTAGTGTCATATGAAAAAATGTATAAGCATGCATGCCATTTCATTACCCAAGTCctgaatgaaaatattgaatagtattgGATTGACCTATGTATGACCCCAGTAGATGCTGTCTCCTGAGTGGACAGTGAACTATTGATAACTACTCCTTGAGAACAcactttcaaccagttgtgcacccattTTATAGTAACTTCATCTAGACCCATGTCATGTGGGCCTCCATCAAAAAGTCTCACAGGAATGTagatatcacatctactgctctCACTTCtcagcccacccccacccctccttccagTAGGCTGGAGTATGACTTATAAAAGAAGACATTTTCTGAAACTGcatgatttttttctaatgtagaatgtgatttgatttttattttaaaataagctagtCAATGTTTTAATGAAGaatgaaaatggccatttttggtAGGTTTTTTTTTATCTGTTTACAATGAATTCACCAATAGGTGGTGCTGTTGGGACAGACTCCTACAGAATATGCCAATTCAACACTTAGCAAGGACTGTTGGAATCTGGCCTGTAGGTAACTACTAACTAGTCTGCAAATGGATATAGAAAACTATAGTCACTAATATTTTGTTGCTACTATTGATGCTCTAGGAACATGTTTATGCCATCTTAGCTAGAAGTAAAAGGTGGGTTAGTGGCTCTAAGAATCTACTGCGCACAGATCAGTTATGAAACAGGCTCATTAGTCATGTGTACTTAGAGCTTGATGGTTATGTAAGGGTATGATAATGGAGTAAGCTTTGTTTTACTGAGAGGCTTATGCAGAGTTTATAATAAAGAACTTTGTGGGACTAAATTCTCTTTGTACTGCAATACAGAGATTTTTGTGTACATTTACACCACtgtctacattttcaaaaataacaagtgattttctgggggaggggagatgctgaACTTGACACCATAAAAGGGCCTGGTTTTCAGTGGGTGCAAAGTATTTCAAATTGGGCACTCAAAATCAATAGTCACTCTTGGAAATTTAGGGATGCGTGTGAGAGAGATTGACCTCTGATTGTCAGGCTattctccaagggtgtgtctacacagaaaagttatttcggaataacagctgttattccaacataactatgcgagcgtttacacagcaactccattattttgaaataatttcaaaataacggacggcttattccaacttccgtaaacctcattctatgaagaataacgcctattccgaaatagctatttggaaataaggcgtgtgtagacgctccatttctgttatttcgaaatagctcctcaccagggccattctaaattattcctcctggggctctaaatcgagatagcacgtctacattagggaagcctgcctcagattaattttgaggcttcctgcagtgtaaatagcttattccgaaataactgtgcggTGCAGACAAAATATTGACACAACAATTGTCTTCCACACAGTTGTATTTACTTAGAAAATTAGATCCATCAGATATTTTGCAATCGTGTTTCAATCTGGAAAGAAAATCAGCAGTTTGAATATACTCAAAGTCCCCAAACATATGGAATGCAGTCTGCTTCTCACAAGCTAAATGCTAAGCAGGCGCTTAAAACCCAAACGACTCCCTCTGAATGTCGACCTGTTAATGTTCAAATTGTTAAATAGTCAAACTATTTTAATGTAGGGGGTCTTAATTAAGAAAAAGGTCTTAATTAAGTTAAAAAAGCAGTCTTTTTGC
It contains:
- the PLAC9 gene encoding placenta-specific protein 9 isoform X1, whose protein sequence is MLFIWALAFILVLQEQDFSAAADPVSVPPGSSERSVWCNEHNIIHKRLDVIEEQVEKTVDYLESEVKSLLKEITEMAWNAPIAPGTPFMDIFDGLYLLGILCSKMPAEQQNSG
- the PLAC9 gene encoding placenta-specific protein 9 isoform X2 — encoded protein: MLFIWALAFILVLQEQDFSAAADPVSVPPGSSERSVWCNEHNIIHKRLDVIEEQVEKTVDYLESEVKSLLKEITEMAWNAPIAPGTPFMDIFDDAS